A stretch of Thermovenabulum gondwanense DNA encodes these proteins:
- a CDS encoding tetrahydrofolate dehydrogenase/cyclohydrolase catalytic domain-containing protein, with translation MAKILSGKEVAEALKQQLTEEVKQLQQKGHMPSLKIIIAGEKPDSVAYIKGALKKCEEIGIKGSVIQLPEKITQTELINKIKELNSDPDTHGILIMRPLPSHLSEDQIKYHIDPQKDVDCFSPINVAKITAG, from the coding sequence ATGGCAAAAATACTATCCGGCAAAGAAGTAGCCGAAGCCTTAAAACAGCAGCTAACAGAAGAAGTGAAACAGCTACAACAAAAAGGCCATATGCCCTCATTAAAAATAATAATAGCGGGAGAAAAACCCGACTCCGTAGCTTACATAAAAGGTGCCCTCAAAAAGTGCGAAGAAATAGGAATTAAAGGAAGCGTAATTCAGCTTCCCGAAAAAATAACACAAACGGAACTAATAAACAAAATAAAGGAACTGAACAGCGACCCCGACACTCACGGCATACTCATAATGAGGCCGCTGCCCTCCCACCTATCTGAAGACCAGATAAAATACCACATAGACCCCCAAAAAGACGTAGACTGCTTTTCGCCCATAAACGTAGCAAAAATAACCGCGGGAGA